One segment of Salvia splendens isolate huo1 chromosome 20, SspV2, whole genome shotgun sequence DNA contains the following:
- the LOC121780764 gene encoding WD repeat-containing protein 43-like: MGKKEKSSKRKNRETRVGSEVLLQKSIGDKDGFDAVDDLSEPTMGEKLASLKLEGKDDVLNPENADSSLVVKPPSADSVNILVKQALHADDRALLIDCLYRQDEKVIANSLSMLNPSDVLKFLKSLVPIIQLKGAVLACALPWLRSLLLQHSSSIMSQESSLAALNSLYQIIESRVSTFNPALQLSSYLDLLYAESVYDEVEENDVIAPVIYEDEDDSDDDESDADSSMEVDTVEDGDEPILYSDISDAEEDGSD; encoded by the exons ATGGGAAAGAAGGAAAAATCATCGAAAAGGAAAAATCGAGAGACCAGAGTCGGCAGTGAGGTTTTGTTGCAGAAGA GTATTGGAGATAAAGATGGATTTGATGCTGTCGATGACTTGAGTGAACCAACCATGGGTGAAAAACTTGCAAGCCTCAAATTGGAAGGAAAGGATGATGTCCTTAACCCTGAAAATGCAGACTCTTCTCTTGTGGTAAAGCCACCTAGTGCAGACTCGGTTAATATCTTAGTTAAGCAAGCACTGCATGCTGATGACCGAGCCCTTCTCATAGATTGCTTATACAGACAGGATGAAAAG GTCATTGCAAACTCACTATCAATGTTGAATCCTTCTGATGTCCTCAAGTTCTTAAAGTCTCTTGTGCCGATAATCcaattaaa GGGTGCCGTTTTGGCCTGTGCTCTTCCATGGCTCAGAAGTTTACTTCTTCAGCATTCTAGCAGCATAATGTCTCAAGAGTCTTCCTTGGCTGCTCTAAACTCTTTATATCAG ATAATAGAATCAAGAGTCTCAACCTTCAACCCAGCTCTTCAACTATCAAGTTATTTGGACTTGCTTTATGCAGAG TCTGTTTACGACGAAGTGGAGGAGAATGATGTGATTGCACCTGTTATATATGAAGATGAGGATGATAGTGACGACGATGAAAGTGATGCCGATTCTTCCATGGAAGTTGACACTGTGGAAGATGGTGACGAACCTATACTCTACAGTGATATCAGTGATGCTGAAGAGGATGGAAGTGACTAA